One part of the Humulus lupulus chromosome 9, drHumLupu1.1, whole genome shotgun sequence genome encodes these proteins:
- the LOC133800482 gene encoding probable E3 ubiquitin-protein ligase ZFP1 isoform X1 — MGQRNMPCINQMIEMDQQGQGYFYPPAINLGHTTNFQQPNVRTMETASRSSTNFEIPFVPERYDNTVFYGMTQYNGVHHHHHHNLDLNVAAPGNVYYAFMPPSSGGVLPVPLNHGASDQMPSSSNYGVGGGISAEEYGRTNHFIDGARGGPCKRKLPEGVHGNYQHFNASATPSSSVPPLNARHPGGVAVSDPSSFPLPPHYMGNGIPSIMEVGPQNGSRNRLVAAGLDCAVMHDHNHNHLAQGNYAGQHFQPSGIWLEQHISSNSGDGSAQAWNQAPNLSLMHGNNLSVGSMETAANMGMQRYHEAVNSRSSQSLRQPLSVNHHQTHHALPPPMLGPRNHNNSAAASHRFSSNSSRSNTSSSQNGLEIGHRHAGSVPPTGIRIYRPHRGITPDNNTLRQQHLAHLRILHADEVAILELPDLYEVGEFPDHHSDMRLDIEDMSYEELLALGERIGNVNTGLSEDTITSQLKTRAYLSSRMRLNLEEAECHYKEDDCCIICQDDYKSLEKIGILNCGHEYHAECLKKWLLIKNVCPVCKSEALST; from the exons ATGGGACAGAGGAATATGCCATGCATTAATCAGATGATTGAAATGGATCAACAAGGACAAGGTTATTTCTATCCGCCCGCCATCAATTTAGGGCATACAACAAACTTCCAGCAGCCAAATGTTCGAACAATGGAGACAGCTTCACGGAGCAGCACTAATTTCGAAATCCCATTTGTTCCCGAACGTTACGACAATACAGTGTTTTATGGAATGACACAATACAATGGTGtgcatcaccaccaccaccataatCTTGATTTAAATGTTGCTGCTCCTGGCAATGTTTACTACGCATTCATGCCTCCATCAAGTGGTGGGGTGTTACCGGTTCCTCTAAATCACGGTGCCTCTGATCAAATGCCATCTTCTAGTAATTATGGAGTAGGCGGTGGCATTTCTGCAGAAGAGTATGGAAGAACTAATCACTTTATTGATGGTGCTAGAGGAGGTCCTTGCAAGAGAAAACTTCCTGAAGGTGTCCATGGAAATTACCAACATTTTAATGCCTCTGCAACCCCGAGTTCTTCAGTTCCTCCTTTGAACGCAAGACATCCCGGCGGGGTTGCTGTATCTGATCCATCCTCTTTTCCCTTGCCTCCTCATTACATGGGAAATGGGATTCCGTCAATAATGGAAGTAGGACCTCAGAATGGTTCAAGGAACAGATTGGTTGCAGCTGGGCTGGATTGTGCTGTGATGCATGACCATAACCATAACCATCTTGCTCAAGGAAACTATGCGGGACAGCACTTTCAGCCATCTGGCATATGGTTGGAACAACACATAAGCAGCAATTCCGGGGATGGAAGTGCTCAAGCTTGGAATCAGGCCCCTAATTTATCTTTAATGCATGGCAA CAATCTCAGCGTTGGTTCTATGGAGACTGCTGCAAATATGGGTATGCAGAGATATCATGAAGCAGTTAACAGTAGAAGTTCCCAAAGTCTACGACAACCTCTATCAGTAAACCACCATCAGACTCACCATGCATTACCACCACCTATGCTAGGACCTAGAAATCATAATAACTCTGCTGCAGCTTCACACAGATTTTCCTCAAATTCCTCTCGCAGCAATACAAGTTCATCCCAGAATGGTTTGGAGATAGGTCACAGACATGCCGGGTCTGTTCCACCGACTGGCATTAGGATATACCGGCCGCATCGAGGAATCactcctgataataacactttGAGACAGCAACATCTTGCTCATTTGAGAATTCTGCATGCTGAT GAGGTTGCCATACTGGAGCTTCCAGACTTATATGAAGTAGGAGAATTTCCTGATCACCACAGTGACATGCGCTTGGATATTGAGGACATGTCATACGAG GAACTTCTTGCATTAGGGGAGCGGATTGGTAATGTGAATACCGGGCTATCAGAGGACACCATTACGAGTCAATTAAAGACAAGGGCTTATTTATCATCCAGAATGAGATTGAACTTGGAGGAAGCAGAATGTCATTACAAGGAAGATGATTGTTGCATTATTTGCCAG GATGACTATAAAAGTCTTGAGAAGATTGGAATACTCAATTGTGGACATGAGTACCATGCGGAGTGTTTAAAGAAATGGTTACTTATAAAGAATGTGTGCCCTGTGTGCAAGTCTGAAGCGTTGAGCACTTGA
- the LOC133800482 gene encoding probable E3 ubiquitin-protein ligase ZFP1 isoform X2, with product MGQRNMPCINQMIEMDQQGQGYFYPPAINLGHTTNFQQPNVRTMETASRSSTNFEIPFVPERYDNTVFYGMTQYNGVHHHHHHNLDLNVAAPGNVYYAFMPPSSGGVLPVPLNHGASDQMPSSSNYGVGGGISAEEYGRTNHFIDGARGGPCKRKLPEGVHGNYQHFNASATPSSSVPPLNARHPGGVAVSDPSSFPLPPHYMGNGIPSIMEVGPQNGSRNRLVAAGLDCAVMHDHNHNHLAQGNYAGQHFQPSGIWLEQHISSNSGDGSAQAWNQAPNLSLMHGSNLSVGSMETAANMGMQRYHEAVNSRSSQSLRQPLSVNHHQTHHALPPPMLGPRNHNNSAAASHRFSSNSSRSNTSSSQNGLEIGHRHAGSVPPTGIRIYRPHRGITPDNNTLRQQHLAHLRILHADEVAILELPDLYEVGEFPDHHSDMRLDIEDMSYEELLALGERIGNVNTGLSEDTITSQLKTRAYLSSRMRLNLEEAECHYKEDDCCIICQDDYKSLEKIGILNCGHEYHAECLKKWLLIKNVCPVCKSEALST from the exons ATGGGACAGAGGAATATGCCATGCATTAATCAGATGATTGAAATGGATCAACAAGGACAAGGTTATTTCTATCCGCCCGCCATCAATTTAGGGCATACAACAAACTTCCAGCAGCCAAATGTTCGAACAATGGAGACAGCTTCACGGAGCAGCACTAATTTCGAAATCCCATTTGTTCCCGAACGTTACGACAATACAGTGTTTTATGGAATGACACAATACAATGGTGtgcatcaccaccaccaccataatCTTGATTTAAATGTTGCTGCTCCTGGCAATGTTTACTACGCATTCATGCCTCCATCAAGTGGTGGGGTGTTACCGGTTCCTCTAAATCACGGTGCCTCTGATCAAATGCCATCTTCTAGTAATTATGGAGTAGGCGGTGGCATTTCTGCAGAAGAGTATGGAAGAACTAATCACTTTATTGATGGTGCTAGAGGAGGTCCTTGCAAGAGAAAACTTCCTGAAGGTGTCCATGGAAATTACCAACATTTTAATGCCTCTGCAACCCCGAGTTCTTCAGTTCCTCCTTTGAACGCAAGACATCCCGGCGGGGTTGCTGTATCTGATCCATCCTCTTTTCCCTTGCCTCCTCATTACATGGGAAATGGGATTCCGTCAATAATGGAAGTAGGACCTCAGAATGGTTCAAGGAACAGATTGGTTGCAGCTGGGCTGGATTGTGCTGTGATGCATGACCATAACCATAACCATCTTGCTCAAGGAAACTATGCGGGACAGCACTTTCAGCCATCTGGCATATGGTTGGAACAACACATAAGCAGCAATTCCGGGGATGGAAGTGCTCAAGCTTGGAATCAGGCCCCTAATTTATCTTTAATGCATG GGAGCAATCTCAGCGTTGGTTCTATGGAGACTGCTGCAAATATGGGTATGCAGAGATATCATGAAGCAGTTAACAGTAGAAGTTCCCAAAGTCTACGACAACCTCTATCAGTAAACCACCATCAGACTCACCATGCATTACCACCACCTATGCTAGGACCTAGAAATCATAATAACTCTGCTGCAGCTTCACACAGATTTTCCTCAAATTCCTCTCGCAGCAATACAAGTTCATCCCAGAATGGTTTGGAGATAGGTCACAGACATGCCGGGTCTGTTCCACCGACTGGCATTAGGATATACCGGCCGCATCGAGGAATCactcctgataataacactttGAGACAGCAACATCTTGCTCATTTGAGAATTCTGCATGCTGAT GAGGTTGCCATACTGGAGCTTCCAGACTTATATGAAGTAGGAGAATTTCCTGATCACCACAGTGACATGCGCTTGGATATTGAGGACATGTCATACGAG GAACTTCTTGCATTAGGGGAGCGGATTGGTAATGTGAATACCGGGCTATCAGAGGACACCATTACGAGTCAATTAAAGACAAGGGCTTATTTATCATCCAGAATGAGATTGAACTTGGAGGAAGCAGAATGTCATTACAAGGAAGATGATTGTTGCATTATTTGCCAG GATGACTATAAAAGTCTTGAGAAGATTGGAATACTCAATTGTGGACATGAGTACCATGCGGAGTGTTTAAAGAAATGGTTACTTATAAAGAATGTGTGCCCTGTGTGCAAGTCTGAAGCGTTGAGCACTTGA